From Halosolutus amylolyticus, a single genomic window includes:
- a CDS encoding PIN domain-containing protein, which yields METADDRGTARVSSITVMELWDGIHLAEATDRERAVVRTLLEDLREGPFDRDCATTAGQIDATLRRDGTTIEDADVMIAATALVHDVPVVTDDVDHFERIDGLEVLTYWPNLVDRRGSTCGRAVGGTRFRAVVEPPG from the coding sequence GTGGAAACTGCGGACGATCGCGGGACGGCGCGTGTGAGTTCGATTACCGTGATGGAGCTCTGGGACGGCATCCACCTCGCGGAGGCGACCGATCGGGAGCGGGCCGTGGTACGGACCCTCCTGGAGGATCTCCGGGAGGGTCCGTTCGATCGCGACTGTGCGACCACCGCCGGGCAGATCGACGCGACGCTCCGGCGCGACGGGACGACGATCGAGGATGCCGACGTGATGATCGCTGCGACGGCTCTCGTTCACGACGTTCCGGTGGTGACGGACGACGTGGACCACTTCGAACGGATAGACGGGCTCGAGGTCCTGACGTACTGGCCGAATCTGGTCGATCGACGCGGCTCGACGTGTGGACGCGCAGTCGGCGGGACGCGATTCCGAGCCGTCGTCGAACCGCCAGGTTA
- a CDS encoding HalOD1 output domain-containing protein: protein MDPTDSTVRDFGAGGETHVCTYEYDAETPASIAVIHAICALTDVDPIDAPTELGFVLYEHVDPNALDTLLADGTGDGDVVVSFEVTNGYTYAVDVADDGRVVVRRDA from the coding sequence ATGGATCCGACCGATTCGACAGTCCGCGACTTCGGCGCCGGGGGCGAGACGCACGTCTGTACCTACGAGTACGACGCCGAAACGCCGGCGAGCATCGCCGTGATCCACGCGATCTGTGCCCTGACCGACGTCGACCCGATCGACGCGCCGACCGAACTCGGGTTCGTGTTGTACGAGCACGTCGACCCGAACGCGCTCGACACGCTCCTCGCGGACGGGACGGGGGACGGAGACGTCGTCGTCTCGTTCGAGGTCACGAACGGGTACACGTACGCGGTCGACGTCGCCGACGACGGTCGGGTCGTCGTCCGACGGGACGCGTGA
- a CDS encoding TIGR03557 family F420-dependent LLM class oxidoreductase: MVELGYTLSSEEHGPKTLVENARHAEEVGFDFVSISDHFHPWVSAQGESPFVWSTLGGIATTTDEIDVGVGVTCPTMRIHPVNVAHAVATVDEMLDDRFTFGVGTGENLNEHVTGQRWPEHDVRLEMLDEAMDVMRRLWTGETTSHHGEYYTVENARLYTVPDEQPTTIASAFGPQTAEWTAENADGLWCSGPKEEPIEAYEDAGGDGPTYTQLHGCYAETEKEAIDTVYEYWPNGSIPGELGQELPTPAHFEQAAQLVEKEDIAEAGTTTSPDPQAHIDSIQQAIDAGYDHVYVHQIGPEQELALEFYEEEVLPSFR, from the coding sequence ATGGTCGAACTCGGCTACACCCTCTCGAGCGAAGAGCACGGACCGAAGACCCTCGTCGAGAACGCCCGCCACGCCGAGGAGGTCGGCTTCGACTTCGTCTCCATCTCCGATCACTTCCACCCGTGGGTCTCCGCACAGGGCGAGTCGCCGTTCGTCTGGTCGACGCTCGGCGGGATCGCGACGACGACCGACGAGATCGACGTCGGCGTCGGGGTCACGTGCCCGACGATGCGCATTCACCCGGTCAACGTCGCCCACGCCGTCGCCACGGTCGACGAGATGCTCGACGACCGGTTCACCTTCGGCGTCGGGACCGGCGAGAACTTAAACGAGCACGTCACGGGTCAGCGGTGGCCGGAGCACGACGTCCGTCTCGAGATGCTGGACGAAGCGATGGACGTCATGCGCCGGCTCTGGACCGGCGAGACGACGAGCCACCACGGCGAGTACTACACGGTCGAGAACGCCCGACTCTACACGGTCCCCGACGAACAGCCGACGACGATCGCGAGCGCGTTCGGTCCCCAGACCGCCGAGTGGACCGCCGAGAACGCCGACGGGCTCTGGTGTTCCGGCCCGAAGGAGGAACCGATCGAGGCCTACGAGGACGCCGGCGGCGACGGGCCGACGTACACGCAACTCCACGGCTGCTACGCCGAGACTGAAAAAGAGGCGATCGACACGGTCTACGAGTACTGGCCCAACGGCTCGATCCCGGGCGAACTCGGCCAGGAACTCCCGACGCCGGCTCACTTCGAGCAGGCCGCCCAGCTGGTCGAGAAGGAGGATATCGCCGAGGCCGGCACGACCACCAGCCCGGATCCGCAGGCCCACATCGACAGCATCCAGCAGGCGATCGACGCCGGCTACGATCACGTCTACGTCCACCAGATCGGCCCCGAGCAGGAACTCGCGCTCGAGTTCTACGAGGAGGAGGTGCTGCCGTCGTTCCGGTGA
- a CDS encoding ABC transporter ATP-binding protein: MEAVVEADDVRKTYGETIALSGASLSVESGEVFGLIGPNGAGKTTLVRALTGTTDPDDGTVRVLGESPTTVDRHRLGVLPQAFSPPDRLSARELLAYYAGLYDEARDPDAVLADVGLADAGDTWYENLSGGQKRRVCVGATLINDPDVCFLDEPTTGIDPAGRRTIWELIEDLAAGGTTVVLTTHDMAEAERLADRVGLLADGSLVAQGTPGALVREHGGSSRLTVETSADPSALEDLAFPVDACDGALVVRDVDPAEIGAVVDVLDDRGVAYTGLTWAEPDLEDVYLALADDAERARTDRIGTAAGLAKAGETA; the protein is encoded by the coding sequence ATGGAAGCCGTGGTCGAGGCGGACGACGTTCGGAAAACCTACGGCGAGACGATCGCGCTGTCCGGAGCCTCCCTCTCGGTCGAATCCGGCGAAGTGTTCGGGCTGATCGGGCCGAACGGGGCGGGGAAAACGACCCTCGTTCGGGCCCTGACCGGGACGACGGACCCCGACGACGGAACCGTGCGGGTTCTCGGCGAGTCGCCGACGACCGTCGATCGGCACCGGCTCGGCGTGCTCCCCCAGGCGTTCTCGCCGCCGGACCGGCTGAGCGCCCGCGAGTTACTCGCCTACTACGCCGGCCTCTACGACGAGGCCCGCGATCCCGACGCGGTGCTGGCTGACGTCGGCCTCGCCGACGCCGGCGACACGTGGTACGAGAACCTCTCGGGCGGCCAAAAGCGCCGGGTCTGCGTCGGCGCGACGCTGATCAACGACCCCGACGTCTGCTTTCTCGACGAACCGACGACGGGGATCGACCCCGCCGGCAGACGGACCATCTGGGAACTGATCGAAGACCTGGCCGCCGGCGGGACGACCGTCGTCCTCACCACCCACGACATGGCCGAGGCCGAGCGACTCGCCGATCGGGTCGGACTGCTCGCCGACGGATCGCTCGTCGCGCAGGGGACGCCCGGGGCGCTCGTCCGCGAGCACGGCGGATCGAGTCGACTCACGGTCGAGACGTCGGCCGACCCGTCGGCGCTCGAGGACCTCGCGTTCCCGGTCGACGCCTGCGACGGCGCGCTCGTCGTCCGCGACGTCGACCCCGCCGAGATCGGGGCCGTCGTCGACGTCCTCGACGATCGCGGCGTGGCCTACACCGGCCTGACGTGGGCCGAACCCGATCTCGAGGACGTCTACCTCGCGCTGGCCGACGACGCCGAACGCGCACGGACCGATCGAATCGGCACTGCCGCCGGACTCGCGAAAGCGGGTGAGACGGCGTGA
- a CDS encoding ABC transporter permease, with protein MTRLGRVGAETGAGWRSFVRRRTAVFFTFFFPVILIVIFGALVRTDPTGEGLFTEPPAYYVPGYLAVVVLFTPLSRMGSEVARHREGNRFEKLATTPLTRAEWLLAQTVVNAIIIGLASLLILGLVIVLTGAEIVFSPLLVPYVLVGVVCFNGVGAMLGSYTDSQDGAVAASNAIGLPLLFLSETFIALDQLPGWFEPLVNLSPLTYFARGVRSVTSPDAGALAVAGLDPALANLAILSGLAVVAFALGARSIPRTD; from the coding sequence GTGACCCGACTGGGCCGCGTCGGGGCCGAGACCGGAGCCGGCTGGCGATCGTTCGTCCGTCGCCGGACGGCGGTCTTCTTCACGTTCTTCTTCCCGGTGATCCTGATCGTCATCTTCGGCGCGCTCGTCCGGACCGATCCGACGGGCGAGGGGCTCTTTACGGAGCCGCCGGCGTATTACGTCCCCGGCTACCTCGCCGTCGTCGTCCTCTTCACGCCGCTGTCGCGCATGGGCAGCGAGGTGGCGCGCCACCGCGAGGGGAACCGCTTCGAGAAACTCGCGACGACGCCGCTGACGCGGGCCGAGTGGCTGCTCGCCCAGACCGTCGTCAACGCCATCATCATCGGCCTCGCGAGCCTGCTCATCCTCGGGCTAGTGATCGTGCTGACGGGCGCCGAGATCGTCTTCTCGCCGCTTCTCGTCCCCTACGTCCTCGTCGGCGTCGTCTGTTTCAACGGCGTTGGCGCCATGCTCGGGAGCTACACCGACTCCCAGGACGGGGCCGTCGCCGCCAGCAACGCGATCGGCCTCCCCCTGCTCTTCCTCTCGGAGACGTTCATCGCGCTCGACCAGTTACCCGGCTGGTTCGAGCCGCTGGTGAACCTCTCGCCGCTCACCTACTTCGCCCGCGGCGTCCGGTCCGTGACTTCCCCCGACGCCGGTGCCCTGGCGGTCGCCGGCCTCGATCCCGCGCTGGCGAACCTCGCGATCCTCTCGGGGCTGGCCGTCGTCGCGTTCGCGCTCGGAGCCCGATCGATCCCGCGGACGGACTGA